The Miscanthus floridulus cultivar M001 chromosome 7, ASM1932011v1, whole genome shotgun sequence genome includes a region encoding these proteins:
- the LOC136465110 gene encoding receptor like protein 22-like, with product MASSCIGWTPLLLCLVQLLHFHTHAASASGVHPHGHANLTRHHSAPWLCRPDQANTLLTLKQSFSFHPNGRFPYDLESTTTLPSWKPGTDCCLWEGVGCSNSSSGHHVVTAFDLSGFRLNSDGIHPVLFNLTSLRMHLNLSSSGISGQVPIGISKLTNLISLDISDRSNDIEDAEDDYDIDAMSVAPNHGLSVPYFHNIVANLSNLTELYLDLVSINSSAEGCFKALAKSVPHLRVLSLGYCDLQGDISSLSRLKSLAVINLSGNSDITPGPFPEFLMNFPNLRVLQLSGINLQGWFPRGMFRSENLRVLDLSGNSNLSGHLPSFSNATSLETLWIDWTNFTYVKSSYCSGFKALTELSIDGKIISTDFLYSFGMLASLHRLFVTHLDSPRQLESLFSWFGGIKNLRSLEFYSCHFSMTIPSSIGNLKNLTSLVIFESKLTTQTLSSITNIINLKFLKIECDDSFFAIPSAIGNMTNLERLHILNCCSRPIGPIPHEVGALKKLESLVLRFMGLSGRIPSTIANLTQLTELQLGGNYFSGRIPSTIANLTRLTELGLEVNLLSGEIPTSLFTLPALGYLDLSENQLSGPINEFDAASSCLKNVYLEMNNLTGQIPQSLLVLPNLKHLHIEGNNLMGSVDLASIWGKNLTSLFLSYNKLTVIEGEGINNSLSTYPYQLVELGLASCNMIKIPKLIMHAKHMIYLDLSSNKISGDIPSWIWERWNYDPMWISLADNMFTGMELNSYVIPFSNTLYYSFNLSSNRLQGLIPMPYSSAEILDYSNNSFSSLLPNFTLYLSFTAYLMLSHNNISGYLPRSICHSPLEVLDLSYNNFSGLLPRCLMENSLSIINLRENQFKGMLPSNISIGCPIETINLNGNKIEGQLPRTLSKCTDLEVLDLGRNQITDTFPSWLGGLLNLRVLILRSNKFHGSIGHLEDEKYRGRHFSSLQIIDLASNNFSGKLHPQWFENLKSMKQYDNRGQIIDHPNIPGLYQDSITISCKGLTMTFKRILTTLTAIDISDNALEGNIPTSIGNLLSLHVLNMSHNAFTGQIPPQLGSITALESLDLSSNMLSGEIPQELTDLTFLSILNVSNNQLMGRIPQSHQFTTFQNSSFDGNVGLCGPPLSKKCGTPDIPSEARLKSSSHSVDVVLFLFVGMGFGVGFAAAILLKLDYWISRWFHIFRILY from the exons ATGGCTTCCAGTTGCATTGGTTGGACGCCATTGCTGCTCTGTCTCGTACAGCTCCTCCACTTCCACACAcatgccgcctccgcctccggtgTCCATCCTCACGGGCATGCCAACCTCACTCGCCACCACTCTGCTCCTTGGCTATGCCGTCCAGATCAGGCAAACACTCTGCTTACACTCAAGCAGTCTTTCAGCTTCCACCCAAACGGAAGGTTCCCATATGACTTGGAGTCCACCACCACTCTTCCGTCGTGGAAACCTGGCACGGACTGCTGTCTCTGGGAGGGCGTCGGCTGCAGCAACTCCTCCTCAGGCCATCATGTCGTCACAGCTTTCGACCTCAGTGGGTTTCGATTGAACAGTGATGGAATTCACCCCGTGCTGTTTAATCTCACCTCCCTCAGGAT GCACCTCAACCTCTCCAGTTCAGGAATCAGCGGTCAGGTACCTATTGGCATTAGCAAACTCACAAACCTTATCTCCTTGGATATTTCGGATCGTTCTAATGATATTGAAGACGCAGAAGACGACTATGATATCGATGCCATGTCCGTTGCACCTAATCATGGCCTCTCGGTACCCTATTTCCACAACATAGTGGCGAATCTGAGCAATTTGACAGAGCTTTACCTTGATCTTGTGAGTATAAATTCGTCTGCAGAAGGTTGCTTCAAAGCTCTAGCTAAATCTGTGCCACATCTGCGGGTTCTTAGCTTGGGGTACTGTGACCTCCAAGGTGATATCAGCTCTCTCTCAAGGTTGAAGTCTCTAGCCGTGATCAACCTCAGCGGCAATTCTGATATCACCCCCGGTCCATTTCCTGAGTTTCTCATGAATTTTCCCAATTTAAGAGTGCTCCAACTATCTGGTATTAATCTTCAAGGGTGGTTTCCTCGAGGAATGTTTCGATCAGAAAATCTAAGGGTGCTCGACTTGTCCGGGAATTCAAATCTCTCTGGCCACCTGCCAAGCTTTTCTAATGCCACTTCTTTAGAAACACTATGGATAGACTGGACCAACTTTACCTATGTTAAATCAAGCTATTGTAGTGGTTTCAAGGCATTAACAGAATTGTCTATTGATGGAAAAATTATTTCCACGGATTTCCTCTATTCATTTGGTATGCTTGCATCCTTGCACAGATTGTTCGTGACACACCTAGATTCACCAAGACAATTGGAGTCACTCTTTTCTTGGTTTGGAGGCATCAAGAACCTGAGAAGCTTGGAGTTCTACTCCTGCCACTTCTCCATGACAATACCTTCATCCATTGGAAATCTCAAAAACTTAACAAGTTTAGTCATTTTTGAGAGCAAGCTCACAACACAAacattatcatcaattaccaatatTATAAACCTAAAATTTCTCAAAATCGAGTGCGATGATAGCTTCTTTGCTATTCCATCTGCTATTGGGAATATGACTAACTTGGAAAGATTGCACATCCTGAATTGTTGTTCTCGGCCAATAGGCCCAATACCACATGAAGTTGGCGCACTGAAGAAGCTGGAATCACTTGTACTACGTTTTATGGGTCTTTCTGGCAGAATACCAAGTACAATTGCTAATTTGACTCAACTGACTGAGCTGCAGCTTGGAGGAAATTATTTCAGCGGTAGAATACCAAGTACAATTGCTAATTTGACTCGGTTGACTGAGCTGGGGCTTGAAGTAAATCTTCTCAGCG GAGAAATCCCAACATCTCTTTTCACTCTTCCAGCTCTAGGCTACTTAGATCTTTCAGAAAACCAACTTTCTGGTCCCATAAATGAATTCGATGCTGCATCTTCATGCTTGAAGAATGTATACTTGGAAATGAATAATCTGACAGGGCAAATCCCCCAGTCATTGTTGGTACTCCCAAATTTGAAGCATCTCCATATTGAGGGCAACAACTTAATGGGCTCAGTGGATCTTGCGTCAATATGGGGGAAGAACCTCACTTCTTTATTTCTATCATACAATAAGCTGACTGTAATAGAAGGGGAAGGTATTAATAATTCTTTATCCACCTATCCCTATCAGCTTGTGGAGCTAGGTCTTGCTAGTTGCaatatgataaaaataccaaagtTAATAATGCATGCCAAGCACATGATTTATCTAGACCTTTCAAGTAATAAAATCAGCGGGGATATACCAAGTTGGATATGGGAGAGATGGAATTATGACCCCATGTGGATAAGTCTTGCAGACAACATGTTCACTGGTATGGAACTCAATTCATATGTTATCCCATTCAGTAACACCTTATATTATAGTTTCAATCTTAGCTCCAACAGGCTTCAGGGGTTGATTCCTATGCCATACTCATCAGCTGAAATATTGGATTATTCAAATAATAGTTTCTCTTCCCTTCTTCCAAACTTCACGTTATACCTTAGCTTCACTGCGTATCTTATGTTGTCACACAATAATATAAGTGGTTATTTGCCACGTTCAATTTGCCATTCACCTTTGGAAGTCCTTGACTTATCGTATAACAACTTTAGTGGACTATTACCACGATGCTTGATGGAAAATAGTCTGAGCATAATAAATTTGAGGGAGAATCAATTCAAAGGGATGCTACCTTCCAATATTTCAATTGGATGTCCTATCGAGACAATAAATTTGAATGGCAATAAGATTGAAGGTCAGCTTCCAAGGACACTCTCTAAATGCACTGACTTAGAGGTTCTTGACCTCGGAAGGAATCAAATTACAGACACTTTTCCATCCTGGCTAGGAGGCCTTTTGAATCTTCGTGTCCTTATCTTGAGATCCAACAAGTTCCATGGTTCAATAGGTCATCTTGAAGATGAAAAATACAGAGGACGACACTTCTCAAGCTTGCAAATCATTGATCTGGCCTCAAACAATTTCTCTGGAAAATTGCATCCGCAATGGTTTGAAAATTTGAAATCAATGAAGCAATATGACAATAGAGGACAGATCATAGATCATCCAAACATACCGGGACTTTACCAAGACTCTATCACAATATCATGCAAAGGGTTGACCATGACCTTTAAAAGGATCTTAACTACCTTAACTGCAATAGACATATCAGACAATGCACTGGAAGGAAATATTCCTACTTCGATTGGAAATCTGCTTTCACTGCATGTACTAAACATGTCTCATAATGCCTTCACTGGACAAATTCCACCCCAACTTGGTAGCATAACTGCTCTGGAGTCCCTGGACCTGTCTTCCAACATGCTATCAGGTGAGATTCCGCAAGAGTTAACTGATCTCACCTTCCTTAGCATCTTGAACGTGAGCAACAACCAGTTGATGGGTAGGATACCACAATCACATCAATTCACGACATTCCAGAATAGCTCATTTGATGGCAATGTAGGACTCTGTGGACCCCCTCTATCCAAAAAATGTGGCACTCCGGATATTCCAAGTGAAGCACGTCTGAAAAGCTCCTCTCACAGTGTCGATGTTGTTTTGTTTCTCTTCGTTGGTATGGGCTTTGGAGTGGGATTTGCAGCAGCTATTCTATTGAAACTGGATTATTGGATCAGCAGGTGGTTCCATATTTTCAGGATTCTATATTGA